One window from the genome of Ammospiza nelsoni isolate bAmmNel1 chromosome 16, bAmmNel1.pri, whole genome shotgun sequence encodes:
- the LOC132080422 gene encoding protocadherin beta-15-like, which translates to MALARQVLCVCALLGLPLAGAEPIRYSVAEEAESGSLVGELAEDAGLTPAQLSARRARLVSEDGRQHFRLERASGRLVVAGRLDREQLCAQSDTCMLPFELLLSNPLQFFRVEVDLEDINDHSPVFPEDRVLFDILETSEPGSRFPLEVARDLDIGRNTVKEYSINPENEYFRASYGSQSTGKKHLELVLEKPLDREEQSEMSFSLIAVDGGTPPRSGTTEVKILILDVNDNAPKFTKDEYTGQVLENMPESSVVLTVLATDPDAGVNGDITYQLSDSVGQSESAFVIDPITGEIKITKPLDFEAAHTHELSVRARDGGGLSAICKVLVEVVDVNDNAPELVVSSFSSPLPENTVPGTVVALFTVRDRDSGANGKISCALQDQLFFSLRPAYKNYYELVTVSALDREETPQYILSVTAADAGSPPLTSTHTFTVDISDVNDNAPVFNQTSYTMYVRENNVPTVFVGAVSAADADVGLNAKVSYSLAAEQGPERAWCSCISVNSEKGHVFVLRPLDYERLRQTEVTVSASDAGSPPLRANVTVRLVVLDENDNAPLVLYPAQESGPASSELVPVSAEAGYLISKVVAVDADSGQNSWLSYHLLRATDPGLFSVGVQSGEVRLRRPVTERDSVKQKLVVLVRDNGKPPLSATAALSALLLKDFSDVRLPHSSPASEDQAAASLTTYLIIALVFVSLLFLISTAVLLARKMCRRKELKAGPVLYAADTLQSGLADAAAAGTLPRAYCYEISLTTGSGNSEFRFLKPILPSLPPQHCAVGQGPGEEQDFPGVPVSSEDMAPDNAGTLSAGQFNALSFD; encoded by the coding sequence aTGGCGCTCGCAAGGCAagtgctttgtgtgtgtgctttgctgGGGCTGCCGCTCGCTGGCGCCGAGCCCATCCGCTACTCCGTAGCCGAGGAGGCGGAAAGCGGCTCCCTGGTGGGCGAGCTGGCCGAGGACGCGGGGCTGACGCCGGCGCAGCTCTCGGCTCGCCGCGCCCGCCTGGTCTCGGAGGACGGCCGCCAGCATTTTCGCTTGGAGCGCGCCTCCGGCCGCCTCGTCGTGGCGGGGAGGCTGGACCGGGAGCAGCTGTGCGCCCAGTCCGACACCTGCATGCTCCCCTTCGAACTGCTGCTCTCCAATCCCCTGCAGTTCTTTCGGGTCGAGGTAGATCTGGAGGATATCAATGATCATTCCCCTGTATTCCCCGAGGATCGAGTCCTTTTTGACATCCTGGAAACGAGCGAGCCAGGCTCACGTTTCCCTCTGGAGGTTGCTCGGGACCTAGATATTGGCCGGAACACAGTCAAGGAGTACAGCATTAATCCTGAGAATGAGTATTTTAGAGCGTCCTATGGAAGTCAAAGCACAGGCAAAAAGCATCTTGAACTGGTCTTGGAAAAGCCGCTTGACAGGGAAGAGCAGTCTGAGATGAGTTTCAGTTTAATTGCTGTGGATGGGGGCACTCCTCCTAGAAGTGGAACTACAGAAGTAAAAATTCTCATTCTAGATGTAAATGACAACGCTCCCAAATTCACAAAGGACGAGTACACAGGGCAGGTTTTGGAGAACATGCCAGAAAGCTCTGTGGTTCTGACTGTACTGGCAACAGATCCGGATGCAGGAGTTAATGGGGACATCACCTATCAACTGAGTGATTCAGTGGGACAGAGTGAGTCTGCATTTGTGATTGATCCCATAACTGGTGAAATTAAAATCACCAAACCTTTGGACTTTGAGGCAGCACACACTCATGAGCTCAGTGTGAGGGCCAGAGATGGAGGAGGGCTGTCAGCAATCTGCAAGGTGTTGGTGGAGGTGGTGGATGTGAATGACAATGCCCCAGAGCTGGTGGTCAGTTCCTTCAGCAGTCCCCTCCCCGAGAACACAGTGCCCGGCACGGTGGTTGCCCTGTTTACGGTCAGGGACCGGGATTCTGGTGCCAACGGGAAGatctcctgtgccctgcaggatcagctcttCTTCTCCCTGCGGCCAGCCTACAAGAATTACTATGAGCTGGTGACAGTGAGCGCGCTGGACCGCGAGGAGACGCCTCAGTACATCCTCAGTGTGACGGCAGCAGATGCGGGCTCGCCTCCTCTCACCAGCACGCACACCTTCACCGTGGACATCTCCGACGTCAATGACAATGCCCCCGTCTTCAACCAGACCTCCTACACCATGTACGTGCGTGAGAACAACgtgcccacggtgtttgtgggAGCCGTGAGCGCTGCAGATGCTGACGTGGGGCTGAATGCCAAGGTGAGCtattccctggcagcagagcaagggccagAGCGGGCCTGGTGCTCCTGCATCTCGGTGAACTCGGAGAAGGGACACGTGTTTGTGCTGCGGCCCCTGGACTACGAGCGCTTGAGGCAGACCGAGGTGACGGTCAGTGCCTCTGACGCGGGCTCTCCTCCGCTGAGAGCCAACGTCACCGTGCGCCTGGTGGTGCTGGACGAGAACGACAACGCCCCGCTGGTGCTCTACCCGGCCCAGGAGAGCGGCCCGGCCTCCAGTGAGCTGGTGCCCGTGTCGGCTGAGGCGGGCTACCTCATCAGCAAAGTGGTGGCCGTCGATGCCGACTCAGGACAGAACTCGTGGCTCTCCTACCACCTGCTCAGGGCCACCGACCCAGGCCTGTTTTCCGTGGGCGTGCAAAGCGGCGAGGTGCGTCTCAGGAGGCCGGTGACAGAGAGAGACAGCGTCAAGCAGAAGCTGGTGGTGCTGGTCAGAGACAACGGCaagcccccgctgtcagccaCGGCAGCTCTCAGCGCTCTCCTGCTCAAGGACTTCTCCGACGTGCGCCTGCCGCACAGCAGCCCGGCCAGCGAGGATCAGGCCGCTGCCTCCCTGACCACCTATTTAATCATTGCCTTGGTCtttgtctccctcctcttcctcatctccacggcagtgctgctggctcgCAAGatgtgcaggaggaaggagctgaaggcTGGCCCTGTGCTCTATGCTGCCGACACCTTGCAGAGCGGCCTGGCCGATGCAGCCGCTGCAGGGACCCTGCCTCGCGCCTATTGCTACGAGATCAGCCTCACCACGGGCTCGGGCAACAGCGAGTTCAGATTCCTCAAGcccatcctgcccagcctgcccccaCAGCACTGCGCCGTGGGCCAGGGCCCCGGTGAGGAACAGGATTTCCCCGGTGTCCCTGTCAGCAGCGAGGACATGGCCCCAGACAATGCTGGCACTCTCTCTGCAGGACAATTCAACGCTCTTTCTTTTGACTAG
- the LOC132080432 gene encoding protocadherin beta-15-like, which translates to MALARQVLCVCALLGLPLAGAEPIRYSVAEEAESGSLVGELAEDAGLTPAQLSARRARLVSEDGRQHFRLERASGRLVVAGRLDREQLCAQSDTCMLPFELLLSNPLQFFRVEVDLEDINDHSPVFPEKRVLFDILETSEPGSLFPLEVARDLDIGSNKVKEYRIFPENEYFSVSYGSRNNGDKYLELVLEKSLDREEQSEMGFSVIAADGGSPSRSGTIEVSITILDVNDNAPKFTQERYIGKVLENIPEGSVVLNVLATDRDAGVNGDISYQLSQAADQSDSAFVIDPITGEIKITKPLDFEAAQTHELSVRARDDGGLSAICKVLVEVVDVNDNAPELVVSSFSSPLPENTVPGTVVALFTVRDRDSGANGKISCALQDQLFFSLRPAYKNYYELVTVSALDREETPQYILSVTAADAGSPPLTSTHTFTVDISDVNDNAPVFNQTSYTMYVRENNVPTVFVGAVSAADADVGLNAKVSYSLAAEQGPERAWCSCISVNSEKGHVFVLRPLDYERLRQTEVTVSASDAGSPPLRANVTVRLVVLDENDNAPLVLYPAQESGPASSELVPVSAEAGYLISKVVAVDADSGQNSWLSYHLLRATDPGLFSVGVQSGEVRLRRPVTERDSVKQKLVVLVRDNGKPPLSATAALSALLLKDFSDVRLPHSSPASEDQAAASLTTYLIIALVFVSLLFLISTAVLLARKVCRRKELKAGPVLYAADTLQSGLADAAAAGTLPRAYCYEISLTTGSGNSEFRFLKPILPSLPPQHCAVGQGPGEEQDFPGVPFSSEDMAPDNAGTLSAGQFNALSFD; encoded by the coding sequence aTGGCGCTCGCAAGGCAagtgctttgtgtgtgtgctttgctgGGGCTGCCGCTCGCTGGCGCCGAGCCCATCCGCTACTCCGTAGCCGAGGAGGCGGAAAGCGGCTCCCTGGTGGGCGAGCTGGCCGAGGACGCGGGGCTGACGCCGGCGCAGCTCTCGGCTCGCCGCGCCCGCCTGGTCTCGGAGGACGGCCGCCAGCATTTTCGCTTGGAGCGCGCCTCCGGCCGCCTCGTCGTGGCGGGGAGGCTGGACCGGGAGCAGCTGTGCGCCCAGTCCGACACCTGCATGCTCCCCTtcgagctgctgctctccaacCCCCTGCAGTTCTTTCGGGTCGAGGTAGATCTGGAGGATATCAATGATCATTCCCCTGTATTCCCTGAAAAACGAGTCCTTTTTGATATCCTGGAAACGAGTGAGCCAGGTTCACTTTTCCCTCTGGAAGTGGCTAGGGACCTTGATATTGGCAGCAACAAAGTCAAGGAATACCGCATCTTTCCCGAGAATGAGTACTTTAGTGTCTCCTATGGAAGTCGGAATAATGGTGACAAATATCTTGAACTTGTTTTGGAAAAGTCACTAGACAGAGAGGAGCAGTCTGAGATGGGTTTTAGTGTTATTGCTGCGGACGGTGGCTCTCCTTCCAGAAGTGGGACCATCGAAGTCTCTATTACCATTCTAGATGTAAATGACAATGCTCCCAAGTTCACGCAAGAGCGTTACATTGGGAAGGTTCTGGAAAACATACCAGAAGGCTCTGTGGTTCTGAATGTGCTGGCAACTGATCGAGATGCAGGAGTTAATGGAGATATCTCCTatcagctcagccaggcagcggATCAGAGTGATTCAGCATTTGTGATTGATCCCATAACTggtgaaattaaaataacaaaaccccTGGACTTTGAGGCAGCACAGACTCACGAGCTCAGTGTGAGGGCCAGAGATGATGGAGGGCTGTCAGCAATCTGCAAGGTGTTGGTGGAGGTGGTGGATGTGAATGACAATGCCCCAGAGCTGGTGGTCAGTTCCTTCAGCAGTCCCCTCCCCGAGAACACAGTGCCCGGCACGGTGGTTGCCCTGTTTACGGTCAGGGACCGGGATTCTGGTGCCAATGGGAAGatctcctgtgccctgcaggatcagctcttCTTCTCCCTGCGGCCAGCCTACAAGAATTACTATGAGCTGGTGACAGTGAGCGCGCTGGACCGCGAGGAGACGCCGCAGTACATCCTCAGTGTGACGGCAGCAGATGCGGGCTCGCCTCCTCTCACCAGCACGCACACCTTCACCGTGGACATCTCCGACGTCAATGACAATGCCCCCGTCTTCAACCAGACCTCCTACACCATGTACGTGCGTGAGAACAACgtgcccacggtgtttgtgggAGCCGTGAGCGCTGCAGATGCTGACGTGGGGCTGAATGCCAAGGTGAGCtattccctggcagcagagcaagggccagAGCGGGCCTGGTGCTCCTGCATCTCGGTGAACTCGGAGAAGGGACACGTGTTTGTGCTGCGGCCCCTGGACTACGAGCGCTTGAGGCAGACCGAGGTGACGGTCAGTGCCTCTGACGCGGGCTCTCCTCCGCTGAGAGCCAATGTCACCGTGCGCCTGGTGGTGCTGGACGAGAACGACAACGCCCCGCTGGTGCTCTACCCGGCCCAGGAGAGCGGCCCGGCCTCCAGTGAGCTGGTGCCCGTGTCGGCTGAGGCGGGCTACCTCATCAGCAAAGTGGTGGCCGTCGATGCCGACTCGGGACAGAACTCGTGGCTCTCCTACCACCTGCTCAGGGCCACCGACCCAGGCCTGTTTTCCGTGGGCGTGCAAAGCGGCGAGGTGCGTCTCAGGAGGCCGGTGACAGAGAGAGACAGCGTCAAGCAGAAGCTGGTGGTGCTGGTCAGAGACAATGGCaagcccccgctgtcagccaCGGCAGCTCTCAGCGCTCTCCTGCTCAAGGACTTCTCCGACGTGCGCCTGCCGCACAGCAGCCCGGCCAGCGAGGATCAGGCCGCTGCCTCCCTGACCACCTATTTAATCATTGCCTTGGTCtttgtctccctcctcttcctcatctccacggcagtgctgctggctcgCAAGgtgtgcaggaggaaggagctgaaggcTGGCCCTGTGCTCTATGCTGCCGACACCTTGCAGAGCGGCCTGGCCGATGCAGCCGCTGCAGGGACCCTGCCCCGCGCCTATTGCTACGAGATCAGCCTCACCACGGGCTCGGGCAACAGCGAGTTCAGATTCCTCAAGcccatcctgcccagcctgcccccaCAGCACTGCGCCGTGGGCCAGGGCCCCGGTGAGGAACAGGATTTCCCCGGTGTCCCTTTCAGCAGCGAGGACATGGCCCCAGACAATGCTGGCACTCTCTCTGCAGGACAGTTCAACGCTCTTTCCTTTGACTAG
- the LOC132080434 gene encoding protocadherin beta-15-like, with translation MALARQVLCVCALLGLPLAGAEPIRYSVAEEAESGSLVGELAEDAGLTPAQLSARRARLVSEDGRQHFRLERASGRLVVAGRLDREQLCAQSDTCMLPFELLLSNPLQFFRVEVDLEDINDHSPVFPEKRVLFDILETSEPGSLFPLEVARDLDIGSNKVKEYRIFPENEYFSVSYGSRNNGDKYLELVLEKSLDREEQSEMGFSVIAADGGSPSRSGTIEVSITILDVNDNAPKFTQERYIGKVLENIPEGSVVLNVLATDRDAGVNGDISYQLSQAADQSDSAFVIDPITGEIKITKPLDFEAAQTHELSVRARDDGGLSAICKVLVEVVDVNDNAPELVVSSFSSPLPENTVPGTVVALFTVRDRDSGANGKISCALQDQLFFSLRPAYKNYYELVTVSALDREETPQYILSVTAADAGSPPLTSTHTFTVDISDVNDNAPVFNQTSYTMYVRENNVPTVFVGAVSAADADVGLNAKVSYSLAAEQGPERAWCSCISVNSEKGHVFVLRPLDYERLRQTEVTVSASDAGSPPLRANVTVRLVVLDKNDNAPLVLYPAQESGPASSELVPVSAEAGYLISKVVAVDADSGQNSWLSYHLLRATDPGLFSVGLQSGEVRLRRPVTERDSVKQKLVVLVRDNGKPPLSATAALSALLLKDFSDVRLPHSSPASEDQAAASLTTYLIIALVFVSLLFLISTAVLLARKVCRRKELKAGPVLYAADTLQSGLANAAAAGTLPRTYCYEISLTTGSGNSEFRFLKPILPSLPPQHCAVGQGPDEEQDFPGVPVSSEDMAPDNAGTLSAGQFNALSFN, from the coding sequence aTGGCGCTCGCAAGGCAagtgctttgtgtgtgtgctttgctgGGGCTGCCGCTCGCTGGCGCCGAGCCCATCCGCTACTCCGTAGCCGAGGAGGCGGAAAGCGGCTCCCTGGTGGGCGAGCTGGCCGAGGACGCGGGGCTGACGCCGGCGCAGCTCTCGGCTCGCCGCGCCCGCCTGGTCTCGGAGGACGGCCGCCAGCATTTTCGCTTGGAGCGCGCCTCCGGCCGCCTCGTCGTGGCGGGGAGGCTGGACCGGGAGCAGCTGTGCGCCCAGTCCGACACCTGCATGCTCCCCTtcgagctgctgctctccaacCCCCTGCAGTTCTTTCGGGTCGAGGTAGATCTGGAGGATATCAATGATCATTCCCCTGTATTCCCTGAAAAACGAGTCCTTTTTGATATCCTGGAAACGAGTGAGCCAGGTTCACTTTTCCCTCTGGAAGTGGCTAGGGACCTTGATATTGGCAGCAACAAAGTCAAGGAATACCGCATCTTTCCCGAGAATGAGTACTTTAGTGTCTCCTATGGAAGTCGGAATAATGGTGACAAATATCTTGAACTTGTTTTGGAAAAGTCACTAGACAGAGAGGAGCAGTCTGAGATGGGTTTTAGTGTTATTGCTGCGGACGGTGGCTCTCCTTCCAGAAGTGGGACCATCGAAGTCTCTATTACCATTCTAGATGTAAATGACAATGCTCCCAAGTTCACGCAAGAGCGTTACATTGGGAAGGTTCTGGAAAACATACCAGAAGGCTCTGTGGTTCTGAATGTGCTGGCAACTGATCGAGATGCAGGAGTTAATGGAGATATCTCCTatcagctcagccaggcagcggATCAGAGTGATTCAGCATTTGTGATTGATCCCATAACTggtgaaattaaaataacaaaaccccTGGACTTTGAGGCAGCACAGACTCACGAGCTCAGTGTGAGGGCCAGAGATGATGGAGGGCTGTCAGCAATCTGCAAGGTGTTGGTGGAGGTGGTGGATGTGAATGACAATGCCCCAGAGCTGGTGGTCAGTTCCTTCAGCAGTCCCCTCCCCGAGAACACAGTGCCCGGCACGGTGGTTGCCCTGTTTACGGTCAGGGACCGGGATTCTGGTGCCAATGGGAAGatctcctgtgccctgcaggatcagctcttCTTCTCCCTGCGGCCAGCCTACAAGAATTACTATGAGCTGGTGACAGTGAGCGCGCTGGACCGCGAGGAGACGCCGCAGTACATCCTCAGTGTGACGGCAGCAGATGCGGGCTCGCCTCCTCTCACCAGCACGCACACCTTCACCGTGGACATCTCCGACGTCAATGACAATGCCCCCGTCTTCAACCAGACCTCCTACACCATGTACGTGCGTGAGAACAACgtgcccacggtgtttgtgggAGCCGTGAGCGCTGCAGATGCTGACGTGGGGCTGAATGCCAAGGTGAGCtattccctggcagcagagcaagggccagAGCGGGCCTGGTGCTCCTGCATCTCGGTGAACTCGGAGAAGGGACACGTGTTTGTGCTGCGGCCCCTGGACTACGAGCGCTTGAGGCAGACCGAGGTGACGGTCAGTGCCTCTGACGCGGGCTCTCCTCCGCTGAGAGCCAATGTCACCGTGCGCCTGGTGGTGCTGGACAAGAACGACAACGCCCCGCTGGTGCTCTACCCGGCCCAGGAGAGCGGCCCGGCCTCCAGTGAGCTGGTGCCCGTGTCGGCTGAGGCGGGCTACCTCATCAGCAAAGTGGTGGCCGTCGATGCCGACTCGGGACAGAACTCGTGGCTCTCCTACCACCTGCTCAGGGCCACCGACCCAGGCCTGTTTTCCGTGGGCCTGCAAAGCGGCGAGGTGCGTCTCAGGAGGCCGGTGACAGAGAGAGACAGCGTCAAGCAGAAGCTGGTGGTGCTGGTCAGAGACAACGGCaagcccccgctgtcagccaCGGCAGCTCTCAGCGCTCTCCTGCTCAAGGACTTCTCCGACGTGCGCCTGCCGCACAGCAGCCCGGCCAGCGAGGATCAGGCCGCCGCCTCCCTGACCACCTATTTAATCATTGCCTTGGTCtttgtctccctcctcttcctcatctccacggcagtgctgctggctcgCAAGgtgtgcaggaggaaggagctgaaggcTGGCCCTGTGCTCTATGCTGCCGACACCTTGCAGAGCGGCCTGGCCAATGCAGCCGCTGCAGGGACCCTGCCCCGCACCTATTGCTACGAGATCAGCCTCACCACGGGCTCGGGCAACAGCGAGTTCAGATTCCTCAAGcccatcctgcccagcctgcccccaCAGCACTGCGCCGTGGGCCAGGGCCCCGATGAGGAACAGGATTTCCCCGGTGTCCCTGTCAGCAGCGAGGACATGGCCCCAGACAATGCTGGCactctctctgcagggcagtTTAACGCTCTTTCCTTCAACTAG